Proteins from a genomic interval of Musa acuminata AAA Group cultivar baxijiao chromosome BXJ1-9, Cavendish_Baxijiao_AAA, whole genome shotgun sequence:
- the LOC103999525 gene encoding probable sugar phosphate/phosphate translocator At3g14410 isoform X2, whose translation MNRPAGPLFARGEKAAMVAADLIRRCREGGITYGYLLLYIALSSGQIFFNKWVLSSKQINFPYPVALTLLHMLFSSVLCFLLTKVFKIIKIEGGIYSEIYITSVMPIGAMFAMTLWLGNSAYLYISVAFAQMLKATMPVAVFFLGAAVGLEAFSCRMFTIMSVISVGVVVASYGEISISWIGVVYQMGGVVGEALRLIFIEIFVKKKGVRLNSISMMYYVSPCSALCLFVPWIFLEKPKMDSSGPWNFPPIILGLNCLCTFALNLSVFLVITRTSALTIRVAGVVRDWVVVLLSALIFSDSKLTIINLIGYGIECCRI comes from the exons ATGAATCGACCCGCCGGCCCCCTTTTTGCCCGGGGAGAAAAGGCAGCTATGGTGGCGGCGGACTTGATCCGGAGGTGCCGGGAAGGCGGTATCACGTATGGTTATCTTCTCCTCTACATTGCCTTGTCCAGCGGCCAGATCTTCTTCAACAAG TGGGTCTTATCCTCTAAACAGATCAATTTCCCCTATCCAGTTGCATTGACTTTACTTCACATGCTTTTCTCCTCTGTATTATGCTTTCTACTCACCAAAGTCTTTAAG atTATAAAGATTGAAGGGGGAATTTATTCAGAAAT ATATATCACATCAGTCATGCCAATTGGTGCCATGTTCGCAATGACTCTTTGGCTGGGAAATAGTGCCTACCTCTACATATCTGTTGCATTCGCCCAAATGTTGAAAGCTACCA TGCCTGTTGCTGTGTTTTTTCTTGGAGCAGCTGTAGGCCTTGAAGCTTTTAGTTGTAGAATGTTTACTATCATGTCTGTGATTAGTGTTGGAGTAGTTGTGGCTTCATATGGGGAGATTAGCATCAGTTGGATTGGTGTGGTTTATCAGATGGGTGGTGTAGTTGGTGAAGCTTTAAGACTAatcttcattgaaatctttgtcaaGAAAAAGGGTGTTCGATTGAATTCAATATCTATGATGTACTATGTTAGTCCCTGCAG TGCTTTGTGCCTGTTTGTTCCATGGATATTCTTGGAGAAACCAAAAATGGATTCTAGTGGGCCCTGGAACTTCCCACCAATAATTTTGGGTCTTAACTGTCTTTGTACATTTGCACTCAATCTGTCAGTTTTCCTTGTGATTACCCGCACAAGTGCTCTGACGATTCGTGTTGCTGGAGTTGTCAGGGACTGGGTTGTGGTTTTACTATCAGCTTTGATATTTTCTGATTCAAAGCTGACAATCATCAACCTGATTGGTTATGGTATAG AATGCTGTAGGATCTAA
- the LOC135594032 gene encoding uncharacterized protein LOC135594032, translating into MSARDLKVAQLLYSNPKPPISRGQEMPNTHTAAWVAEFVLRQPVEDWLANEIFLALPLPSPLPFRLRRTILLRRLTSDLSRGSPSLHTLHSLDLLLDDPPTSCSSSSSAESMAVAYRAVALHCISLSFSASNYDAFTTFVDLLRSRVADLELAGPAVLAAEPLKKLRMEIDAAVESGIVSGGLLERDTSNEALDALRVYLKAAMEELGPPFLELAAEIVARNGIELGEPCSETSAKSGDKVKVSGVAGGVGERTSSVSVAVDGEVVHLEKNKQISSAVVDHGGNRETVLLETNPETSSTLCDTLDKDMENEIARKQNAVVHLGKPTDKFDPMSAPEVEKVANALKSSCVDLHKVVVDPLPDAVMKATEVLKNRSFGMTNDVEELEIQRQVGASGPVSAAKNGSKDNGADEIVEQSKVGASGQVSAVKTGSKDNGVDEIVEQSKKNDALDVDGSMQQRKDDAVQSNREPSVEKQSDGIDNRVQAAPTIHAEMKGTGISNTDGVQKRSLMDRNPTAHTFEWGEDPIESSSDKSPTAEKITLPSPKRKKTCSPLTIMENKKLVIRRKRKRWSSLEEETLRKAVRKHGVGNWKFILSCFSKIFEDRTEVDLKDKWRNMTRH; encoded by the exons ATGAGCGCTCGCGATTTGAAGGTCGCGCAATTGTTATATTCGAACCCCAAACCCCCAATCTCTCGCGGCCAGGAAATGCCGAATACACACACAGCCGCGTGGGTGGCGGAGTTCGTCCTCCGTCAGCCCGTCGAAGACTGGCTCGCGAACGAGATCTTCCTCGCCCTTCCTCTCCCGTCCCCACTCCCCTTCCGCCTCCGCCGCACcatcctcctccgccgcctcacCTCCGACCTCTCCCGTGGCTCCCCCTCCCTCCACACCCTGCACTCGCTCGACCTCCTCCTCGACGACCCCCCCACATCgtgctcttcctcctcttctgccGAGTCCATGGCCGTTGCCTACCGCGCCGTCGCCCTCCACTGcatctccctctccttctctgcCTCCAACTACGACGCCTTCACGACCTTCGTCGACCTCTTGCGTTCCAGGGTAGCCGACCTCGAGCTGGCGGGTCCCGCCGTCTTGGCAGCCGAGCCGCTAAAGAAATTGAGGATGGAGATTGACGCCGCCGTCGAGAGCGGCATCGTTAGTGGGGGCTTGCTGGAGAGGGACACGAGCAACGAAGCATTGGATGCACTTAGGGTTTATTTGAAGGCCGCAATGGAGGAGTTGGGGCCGCCGTTTCTTGAACTCGCTGCCGAGATTGTTGCTAGAAACGGGATTGAGTTGGGAGAACCCTGTAGCGAAACTTCGGCCAAATCTGGTGACAAGGTTAAGGTTTCAGGAGTCGCCGGTGGAGTCGGAGAGAGGACTTCTAGTGTGTCTGTTGCGGTCGATGGAGAAGTGGTTCACTTGGAGAAGAATAAACAAATATCATCTGCCGTCGTTGATCATGGTGGCAATAGAGAGACGGTTCTCTTGGAGACAAATCCCGAAACATCATCTACGTTGTGTGATACTC TGGACAAGGATATGGAGAATGAGATCGCTAGAAAACAAAATGCAGTTGTACACCTTGGAAAGCCCACTGACAAATTTGATCCTATGTCTGCACCTGAGGTTGAGAAGGTGGCTAATGCCCTTAAATCAAGTTGTGTGGATCTTCACAAGGTGGTGGTTGATCCTCTTCCAGATGCAGTGATGAAAGCAACTGAAGTATTGAAGAATAGGTCCTTTGGGATGACAAATGATGTGGAAGAATTAGAGATTCAACGTCAGGTAGGTGCAAGTGGACCAGTTTCAGCTGCTAAAAATGGTTCCAAAGACAATGGTGCGGATGAAATTGTGGAACAAAGCAAGGTAGGTGCAAGTGGACAAGTTTCAGCTGTTAAAACTGGTTCCAAAGACAATGGTGTGGATGAAATTGTGGAACAAAGCAAGAAAAATGATGCTCTTGACGTGGATGGAAGTATGCAGCAAAGAAAGGATGATGCTGTTCAATCAAATAGAGAACCATCTGTTGAGAAACAATCAGATGGAATTGATAACAGGGTACAGGCAGCTCCAACAATCCATGCTGAGATGAAAGGGACTGGAATTTCTAATACTGATGGGGTGCAAAAACGAAGCCTGATGGATAGGAATCCAACTGCTCATACTTTCGAG TGGGGGGAGGATCCAATAGAGTCCTCCTCGGACAAGTCCCCAACTGCGGAGAAAATTACCTTACCTAGTCCAAAGAGAAAGAAGACTTGTTCTCCCTTGACCATAATGGAAAACAAGAAGCTTGTTATAAGAAGGAAGCGCAAGAGATGGAGTTCACTGGAAGAAGAGACTCTGAGAAAGGCTGTACGGAA GCATGGAGTGGGTAATTGGAAGTTTATATTGAGCTGCTTTTCTAAAATATTTGAAGACAGGACAGAG GTTGATCTGAAGGACAAGTGGAGAAATATGACCAGGCACTAA
- the LOC103999524 gene encoding pentatricopeptide repeat-containing protein At1g08070, chloroplastic: MFKGYNGAGLHRDTMALFRRMRRRDVRPNRYTFPLVIKSCTAVRATEEGEQAHGLAIKSGFEGNDFAVPALIDMYSSVGAIGWARKVFSSMPAKNVVAWTAIVAAYLSNGDLGSARSLFDQSTDRDVVLWNTIISGYTRRGDMAAATELFASMPDRDAIVWNNILLGYADAGDLDTCERIFKEMPERNVFSWNGLIGGYAHDAQYHKVLEVFDRILRAHDVKPNEATLATVLSACSKLGALHRGRRIHVYAKANGLNTSVCVSNGLIDMYAKCGCIDDAVDVFDAMQRKDLVTWNSMIAGLAMHGRGADALQLFHQMKRVGERPDGITFVGALSACVHIGLVDDGLMHFRSMSEDYNLVPWMEHYGCMVDLLSRAGLLTEAVEFIRRMPVEPDCVIWNALLGACQVHRDVAVAELAMDRLARLAPGDAANYVVLSNIYGAAGRWKDVARMKRIAREQSTEKTPGGSSIEVDSEVVEFLSSDTRHSQTWKIYWVLEGLTELSKLHGFGLETELDELGQEYE; the protein is encoded by the coding sequence ATGTTCAAAGGATACAATGGGGCCGGGCTTCACAGGGACACGATGGCCTTGTTTCGCCGGATGAGGAGGAGGGACGTGCGGCCGAACCGGTACACGTTCCCGCTCGTCATCAAGTCCTGCACCGCGGTCCGTGCGACGGAGGAGGGCGAGCAAGCGCACGGCCTGGCGATCAAGAGTGGGTTCGAAGGGAATGACTTCGCGGTTCCCGCGTTGATCGACATGTATTCGAGCGTGGGAGCGATCGGCTGGGCGCGGAAGGTGTTCTCCTCGATGCCAGCGAAGAACGTGGTCGCATGGACCGCCATCGTCGCGGCCTACCTCTCGAACGGTGATCTCGGTTCCGCCAGAAGCCTCTTCGATCAGAGCACGGACCGCGACGTGGTCCTCTGGAACACCATCATCTCGGGATACACGAGGCGCGGGGACATGGCCGCGGCCACGGAGCTCTTTGCTTCCATGCCAGATCGGGACGCCATTGTTTGGAACAACATCTTACTCGGTTACGCCGACGCCGGAGACCTCGACACCTGCGAGCGTATCTTCAAGGAGATGCCTGAAAGAAATGTGTTCTCGTGGAACGGGCTCATCGGAGGATACGCTCACGACGCCCAGTACCACAAGGTCTTGGAGGTTTTCGACCGCATTCTTCGGGCGCACGACGTCAAGCCCAACGAAGCCACTCTTGCGACTGTTCTGTCGGCGTGCTCGAAACTGGGGGCGCTCCACCGGGGAAGACGGATTCATGTTTACGCCAAGGCCAACGGGTTGAACACCAGCGTTTGCGTCAGCAATGGACTCATCGACATGTACGCAAAGTGCGGCTGCATCGACGACGCCGTGGACGTGTTCGATGCCATGCAGAGGAAGGACCTGGTAACTTGGAACTCCATGATCGCAGGGTTGGCGATGCACGGACGAGGAGCGGATGCACTGCAGCTGTTCCATCAGATGAAGCGCGTCGGGGAGAGACCGGACGGCATCACATTCGTCGGAGCACTGTCCGCCTGTGTGCACATCGGCCTGGTCGATGACGGGCTGATGCACTTCCGGTCGATGTCCGAGGACTACAATCTTGTTCCATGGATGGAGCACTACGGGTGCATGGTGGACCTTCTCAGCCGAGCAGGGCTGCTCACCGAGGCAGTGGAGTTCATCAGGAGGATGCCGGTGGAACCGGACTGCGTTATCTGGAATGCCCTGCTCGGTGCGTGCCAGGTTCACAGGGACGTCGCCGTGGCCGAGCTCGCCATGGATCGGCTGGCGAGGCTTGCGCCAGGAGATGCTGCGAATTACGTCGTGCTCTCGAACATATACGGAGCTGCGGGGAGATGGAAGGATGTTGCGAGGATGAAGCGGATTGCGAGGGAGCAGAGCACAGAGAAGACACCGGGAGGTAGCTCCATCGAAGTGGACTCTGAAGTGGTCGAGTTCTTGTCGTCAGACACACGACATTCGCAGACATGGAAGATCTACTGGGTGTTGGAAGGGTTGACAGAGCTGTCGAAGCTACATGGGTTCGGGTTGGAAACAGAGCTTGATGAGTTGGGTCAAGAATATGAATGA
- the LOC135594031 gene encoding spliceosome-associated protein 130 A-like: MYLYSLTLQRPGGVVCATNGNFVGGKTQEIVVARGKTLDLLRPDESGKLQTLLSVEVFGAIRSLAQFRLTGSQKDYVVVGSDSGRLVILEYSRERNVFHKVHQETFGKSGCRRIVPGQFLAVDPKGRAAMVAACEKQKLVYVLNRDAAARLTISSPLEAHKSHTITYSVTGVDCGFDNPVFAAIELDYSEADIDPTGQAAADAQKHLTFYELDLGLNHVSRKWSEPVDNGANLLVTVPGGGDGPSGVLVCAENFVIYKNQGHPDVRAVIPRRADLPAERGVLVVSAATHRQKSMFFFLLQTEYGDIFRVTLEHEGDRVTELKIKYFDTIPVTSSMSVLKTGFLFAASEFGNHALYQFQAIGEAEDVEASSATLMETEEGFQPVFFQPRGLKNLVRIDQVESLMPIMDMRVMNLFEEETPQVFTLCGRGPRSSLRILRPGLAINEMAVSQLPGTPSAVWTVKKNVNDEFDAYIVVSFVNATLVLSIGETIEEVSDSGFLDTTPSLSVSLLGDDSLMQVHPNGIRHIREDGRINEWKTPGKKTIVKVGLNRLQVVIALSGGELIYFEMDMTGQLMEVEKHEMPGDVACLDIAPVPEGRHRSRFLAVGSYDNTIRILSLDPDDCMQILSVQSVSSPPESLLLLEVQASTGGEDGADHPASVFLNAGLQNGVLFRTVVDMVTGQLSDTRSRFLGLRAPKLFSATVRGRQAMLCLSSRPWLGYIHQGHFLLTPLSYETLEYAASFSSDQCAEGVVAVAGEALRIFTIERLGETFNETVVPLRYTPRKFVLQPRCKHLVIIESDQGAFTAEEREAARKECLEAAKMGENGNANNRQQMENGGGAGDDDEDDALSDEQYGYPKAESDKWVSCIRVLDPRTGNTTCLLELQENEAAFSLCTVNFHDKEYGTLLAVGTAKGLQFWPKRSLAAGFIHIYRFVEEGKSLELVHKTQVEGVPLTLCQYQGRLLAGIGSVLRLYDLGKRRLLRKCENKLFPNTIVSMHTYRDRIYVGDIQESFHYCKYRRDENQLYIFADDSVPRWLTASHHIDFDTMAGADKFGNIYFVRLPQDLSDEIEEDPTGGKIKWEQGKLNGAPNKMEEIVQFHVGDVVTCLQKASLIPGGGECVIYGTVMGSLGALLPFTSREDVDFFSHLEMHMRQEHPPLCGRDHMAFRSAYFPVKDVIDGDLCEQFPTLPPDLQRKIADELDRTPGEILKKLEDVRNKII, translated from the exons ATGTACCTGTACAGTTTGACGCTGCAGCGACCGGGCGGCGTGGTTTGCGCCACGAACGGCAACTTCGTGGGAGGGAAGACCCAGGAGATCGTGGTGGCTCGAGGCAAGACGCTGGACCTGCTCCGCCCCGATGAGTCCGGCAAGCTGCAGACTCTCCTCTCCGTCGAGGTCTTCGGCGCGATCCGCTCCCTCGCCCAGTTCCGTCTCACGGGCTCCCAGAAGGACTACGTCGTCGTCGGCTCCGACTCCGGCCGCCTCGTCATCCTAGAGTACTCCCGCGAGCGCAACGTCTTCCACAAGGTCCACCAGGAGACCTTCGGAAAGTCCGGCTGCCGCCGCATCGTCCCCGGCCAGTTTCTCGCAGTTGATCCCAAGGGCCGCGCCGCCATGGTTGCCGCCTGCGAGAAGCAGAAGCTTGTCTATGTCCTCAACCGTGACGCCGCCGCCCGCCTCACCATCTCCTCCCCCCTGGAGGCCCACAAGTCACACACCATCACCTACTCAGTCACCGGCGTCGACTGTGGCTTTGATAACCCCGTCTTCGCCGCCATTGAGCTGGACTACTCCGAGGCAGATATCGACCCTACGGGCCAGGCCGCTGCTGATGCCCAGAAGCACCTCACGTTCTACGAGCTTGACCTGGGGCTCAACCACGTCTCCCGCAAGTGGTCTGAGCCAGTCGACAATGGCGCCAACCTCCTCGTCACTGTCCCTGGAGGTGGCGACGGCCCCAGCGGCGTCCTCGTCTGTGCCGAGAACTTTGTCATATACAAGAACCAGGGCCACCCTGATGTTCGTGCCGTCATCCCCCGCCGTGCCGACCTTCCGGCAGAGCGTGGTGTCCTTGTTGTCTCCGCCGCCACCCACCGCCAAAAGTCCATGTTCTTCTTCCTCCTGCAGACCGAGTATGGGGACATCTTTAGGGTCACCCTGGAACATGAAGGCGACCGCGTCACCGAGCTCAAGATCAAGTACTTCGACACCATCCCCGTCACCTCCTCCATGAGCGTCCTCAAGACCGGCTTCCTCTTTGCCGCTTCTGAGTTTGGCAACCATGCATTGTACCAGTTCCAGGCCATTGGGGAGGCGGAGGACGTTGAGGCCTCCTCTGCCACTCTGATGGAAACCGAAGAGGGATTCCAACCGGTGTTCTTCCAGCCCCGAGGCTTAAAGAATCTGGTGAGGATTGACCAGGTTGAAAGTCTTATGCCCATCATGGATATGAGGGTCATGAATCTCTTTGAGGAGGAGACCCCTCAGGTGTTTACCCTCTGTGGCAGGGGGCCCCGATCCTCGCTGCGGATCCTGAGGCCAGGGTTGGCTATCAATGAGATGGCCGTGTCACAGCTCCCGGGTACTCCCAGCGCCGTGTGGACAGTGAAGAAAAATGTGAATGATGAGTTTGATGCTTACATTGTGGTGTCCTTCGTGAATGCCACGCTTGTGCTCTCCATTGGTGAAACCATCGAAGAAGTCAGTGACAGCGGGTTTCTTGACACCACGCCTTCGCTCTCAGTATCTTTGTTGGGAGATGATTCCCTGATGCAGGTCCATCCCAATGGAATTAGGCATATAAGAGAGGATGGGCGTATTAACGAGTGGAAGACACCTGGGAAGAAGACCATTGTGAAGGTTGGGTTGAATAGGCTTCAGGTGGTGATTGCTCTGAGCGGAGGAGAGCTTATTTATTTTGAGATGGACATGACCGGCCAGttgatggaggtggagaagcatgAGATGCCTGGGGATGTGGCTTGCTTGGATATTGCACCAGTTCCAGAGGGGAGACACAGATCCCGCTTCCTTGCAGTTGGTTCTTATGATAACACAATTCGGATTCTGTCATTGGATCCTGATGACTGCATGCAGATCTTAAGCGTTCAGAGTGTGTCGTCACcacctgaatccctcctattgctTGAGGTACAGGCTTCGACTGGAGGAGAGGATGGAGCAGATCATCCAGCTAGTGTCTTTCTCAATGCTGGCTTGCAGAACGGTGTTCTTTTCCGGACAGTTGTTGATATGGTAACTGGTCAGCTCTCTGATACTCGATCCCGGTTCTTAGGATTGAGAGCTCCCAAGCTCTTCTCAGCTACTGTGAGGGGTCGGCAGGCGATGCTTTGCTTGTCAAGTAGGCCCTGGCTTGGCTATATACATCAGGGACATTTCTTGCTGACTCCTCTTTCATACGAAACACTTGAATATGCTGCATCGTTTTCTTCCGACCAGTGTGCTGAAGGTGTTGTCGCAGTCGCCGGTGAAGCTCTGAGAATTTTCACAATTGAGCGGCTAGGGGAGACATTCAATGAGACAGTTGTACCTTTGCGGTATACTCCAAGGAAATTCGTGCTGCAGCCCAGGTGCAAACATTTAGTCATTATTGAGAGTGACCAAGGAGCATTCACTGCAGAGGAAAGAGAAGCTGCTAGAAAGGAATGCTTGGAAGCTGCAAAGATGGGTGAAAATGGAAATGCTAACAATAGGCAGCAGATGGAAAATGGTGGTGGGGctggtgatgatgatgaggatgatgCTCTCTCTGACGAGCAATATGGTTACCCAAAGGCAGAGTCCGATAAGTGGGTATCTTGCATCAGAGTTCTTGATCCAAGAACAGGCAACACAACTTGTCTGTTGGAGCTTCAAGAGAATGAGGCCGCATTCAGCCTTTGCACGGTGAACTTCCATGATAAGGAGTATGGAACTCTCCTCGCTGTCGGAACTGCAAAGGGATTACAGTTCTGGCCTAAGAGAAGTCTTGCTGCTGGGTTCATTCACATATATAGGTTTGTTGAAGAAGGAAAGTCTCTTGAGCTTGTTCACAAGACACAAGTAGAGGGAGTTCCACTCACACTGTGCcagtatcaggggaggttgcttgCAGGTATTGGCTCGGTGCTCAGGTTGTATGACCTGGGCAAAAGGAGATTACTCAGGAAATGTGAAAACAAGCTCTTTCCTAATACCATTGTTTCCATGCACACATATCGTGATAGGATTTATGTGGGTGATATCCAAGAG TCATTTCATTATTGCAAGTACAGAAGGGATGAGAATCAACTGTACATTTTTGCAGATGATTCTGTTCCAAGATGGCTCACTGCTTCACATCATATAGATTTTGACACCATGGCAGGGGCAGATAAGTTTGGGAATATATACTTTGTCCGACTGCCGCAAGATCTATCGGATGAGATTGAGGAAGACCCAACAGGGGGTAAAATAAAGTGGGAGCAAGGGAAGTTAAATGGAGCTCCCAATAAAATGGAGGAGATAGTACAGTTTCATGTAGGCGATGTTGTGACATGCTTGCAGAAGGCCTCACTGATACCTGGAGGAGGGGAATGTGTTATATATGGAACAGTGATGGGAAGTTTAGGTGCACTACTTCCATTTACCTCTAGGGAAGATGTGGACTTCTTCTCTCACTTGGAGATGCACATGAGGCAAGAACATCCACCATTGTGTGGTCGGGATCATATGGCCTTCAGATCTGCTTATTTTCCTGTTAAG
- the LOC103999523 gene encoding uncharacterized protein LOC103999523, translating to MDESWRVSIGSILPRRRSTEEARGRRGRWGDSGAGDGAPLGPDDFRDVFGGPPRTVLLRRFSGELHAPADPRSVSFYDELFRPAERPRGIPRAAAGRGVPAFGALPRAGLVRTEEGFYDDIFGSEGGGRGRKSRSKSSSSVLSSEDMSPPIRMAASMAEDAVLSSFASKLRPITIPSRRYVSSPSTNSREEWNSHRTPGMDPYLDSRDPYLDSRDCKKRDHSSSELLRQRSHISFSCCFSPPETISLEASFRRSQDEPTGCDNSDADSPSSVISSVFLDPVLSKADRGVEGHREAAESSYVIEINGHGMGGKEGAAAIDEAIAWAKKKFWDHQMSKGLDEPLQPEDEIKGKENPVGIC from the exons ATGGACGAATCGTGGCGGGTCTCCATCGGATCCATTCTCCCCCGCCGGCGCTCCACCGAGGAGGCGAGGGGGCGGCGGGGCCGCTGGGGTGATTCCGGAGCTGGCGATGGCGCCCCCCTGGGCCCCGACGACTTCCGCGACGTCTTCGGTGGTCCGCCGCGGACCGTCCTGCTCCGCCGCTTCTCGGGCGAGCTCCATGCGCCGGCCGATCCCCGGTCGGTTTCCTTCTACGACGAGCTCTTCCGTCCGGCGGAGCGGCCGCGAGGGATCCCGCGGGCGGCGGCCGGGCGGGGCGTGCCGGCGTTCGGGGCGCTGCCGCGGGCGGGGCTGGTGAGGACGGAGGAGGGGTTCTACGACGACATATTCGGGTCGGAGGGAGGCGGCCGAGGTCGGAAGTCGAGGTCCAAGTCGTCATCTTCGGTCCTCAGCTCTGAGGACATGAGCCCTCCCATCCGGATGGCGGCGTCGATGGCGGAGGACGCCGTGCTCTCTTCCTTCGCTTCTAAGCTCAG GCCAATCACGATCCCATCCAGGCGGTATGTTTCTTCCCCGTCGACAAATTCCAGAGAGGAATGGAACAGCCACAGGACTCCTGGCATGGATCCATACCTGGATTCTAGAGATCCATACCTGGATTCTAGAGACTGTAAGAAGAGAGACCACAGCTCAAGCGAGCTACTTCGACAGAGGTCTCATATCAGCTTCTCCTGCTGCTTCTCGCCACCGGAGACCATCAGCCTCGAAGCCAGCTTCCGTCGCAGCCAAGATGAGCCTACGGGGTGCGACAATTCAGATGCAGATTCCCCCTCCTCTGTGATATCTTCTGTCTTCCTCGACCCGGTGTTATCCAAAGCAGACAGAGGAGTGGAAGGGCATAGAGAAGCAGCAGAGAGCTCGTATGTGATAGAGATCAATGGGCATGGCATGGGAGGGAAAGAGGGAGCTGCCGCCATAGACGAAGCCATCGCATGGGCCAAGAAGAAGTTCTGGGACCATCAGATGTCCAAAGGACTCGATGAACCACTTCAACCCGAGGATGAAATCAAGGGCAAAGAAAATCCAGTTGGCATCTGCTGA
- the LOC103999525 gene encoding probable sugar phosphate/phosphate translocator At3g14410 isoform X1, with protein sequence MNRPAGPLFARGEKAAMVAADLIRRCREGGITYGYLLLYIALSSGQIFFNKWVLSSKQINFPYPVALTLLHMLFSSVLCFLLTKVFKIIKIEGGIYSEIYITSVMPIGAMFAMTLWLGNSAYLYISVAFAQMLKATMPVAVFFLGAAVGLEAFSCRMFTIMSVISVGVVVASYGEISISWIGVVYQMGGVVGEALRLIFIEIFVKKKGVRLNSISMMYYVSPCSALCLFVPWIFLEKPKMDSSGPWNFPPIILGLNCLCTFALNLSVFLVITRTSALTIRVAGVVRDWVVVLLSALIFSDSKLTIINLIGYGIAISGIVAYNNHKLKNEASEIKSVVNVDTDDQGKSQDDQAALIPLKENT encoded by the exons ATGAATCGACCCGCCGGCCCCCTTTTTGCCCGGGGAGAAAAGGCAGCTATGGTGGCGGCGGACTTGATCCGGAGGTGCCGGGAAGGCGGTATCACGTATGGTTATCTTCTCCTCTACATTGCCTTGTCCAGCGGCCAGATCTTCTTCAACAAG TGGGTCTTATCCTCTAAACAGATCAATTTCCCCTATCCAGTTGCATTGACTTTACTTCACATGCTTTTCTCCTCTGTATTATGCTTTCTACTCACCAAAGTCTTTAAG atTATAAAGATTGAAGGGGGAATTTATTCAGAAAT ATATATCACATCAGTCATGCCAATTGGTGCCATGTTCGCAATGACTCTTTGGCTGGGAAATAGTGCCTACCTCTACATATCTGTTGCATTCGCCCAAATGTTGAAAGCTACCA TGCCTGTTGCTGTGTTTTTTCTTGGAGCAGCTGTAGGCCTTGAAGCTTTTAGTTGTAGAATGTTTACTATCATGTCTGTGATTAGTGTTGGAGTAGTTGTGGCTTCATATGGGGAGATTAGCATCAGTTGGATTGGTGTGGTTTATCAGATGGGTGGTGTAGTTGGTGAAGCTTTAAGACTAatcttcattgaaatctttgtcaaGAAAAAGGGTGTTCGATTGAATTCAATATCTATGATGTACTATGTTAGTCCCTGCAG TGCTTTGTGCCTGTTTGTTCCATGGATATTCTTGGAGAAACCAAAAATGGATTCTAGTGGGCCCTGGAACTTCCCACCAATAATTTTGGGTCTTAACTGTCTTTGTACATTTGCACTCAATCTGTCAGTTTTCCTTGTGATTACCCGCACAAGTGCTCTGACGATTCGTGTTGCTGGAGTTGTCAGGGACTGGGTTGTGGTTTTACTATCAGCTTTGATATTTTCTGATTCAAAGCTGACAATCATCAACCTGATTGGTTATGGTATAG CTATTTCAGGTATTGTGGCATACAACAATCACAAGTTGAAAAATGAAGCATCTGAGATAAAATCAGTGGTTAATGTTGACACTGATGATCAAGGAAAATCCCAAGATGATCAGGCAGCCTTGATCCCGCTAAAGGAAAATACATAA